Genomic window (Enterobacteriaceae bacterium 4M9):
GGGTGAATGTTGATTAAGCGCCCGGTATAGTGCGCGACAAACGCTGGGCTTAAAATGCGCATATAGCCCGCAAGCACCACCAAATCCGGTGAGTATGCGTCAATCTGGCGCATCAGCTCGCGGTCAAAGGCCTCGCGCCCGTCATAATCGGCGGGCGACAGCGCGTGAGCGGGGATATTTGCCTCGCTGGCGCGCTCAAGGCCGTAAGCACTGGCTTTGTTGCTGAAAACCGCACTAATGGTGCTATTGATACGCTGCTGTTGGCAGGCATCAATAATCGCCTGCAGATTGCTTCCGTTGCCGGAGATAAGCACCACGATGTGTTTCATTACTCGATGACCACGCGCTGTTCGCTATCAGATGCTTTGATGATACCGATTTTCCACGCCTTTTCACCCAGCTTGTTAAGTAATTCAATGGCGTTGTCTGCTTCACCTGCGGGCAGTGCGATAACCATGCCGACGCCGCAGTTAAAGGTGCGGTACATCTCGTGGCGGCTGATGTTACCCGCCTGCGACAGCCAGTTGAAGACCTGCGGCCACTGCCAGGAAGACTCATCAATAACAGCCTGGGTATTATCCGGCAGCACGCGCGGGATGTTTTCCCAGAAGCCGCCACCGGTCAGGTGCGCAATCGCGTGTACCTCCAGTGCTTCAATCAGCGCCAGTACGGACTTAACATAAATGCGCGTTGGTGCCAGCAGGTGGTCGGCGAGCGTTTTGCCGTCAAGGTCGGTTGTGAGCGGGTCACAGCCGCTGACTTCAATGACCTTACGCACCAGCGAATAACCGTTGGAGTGCGGGCCGCTGGAGGCCAGCGCTACCAGCACATCACCGTCGGCCACTTTACTGCCGTCAATAATCTCTGATTTCTCAACCACGCCGACACAGAATCCTGCCACGTCGTAGTCTTCACCGTGATACATGCCCGGCATCTCTGCCGTTTCGCCACCGACCAGCGCGCAGCCGGATTGCAGGCAACCTTCGGCAATGCCGCTAATCACACTGGCGGCGGTGTCCACGTCCAGCTTGCCGGTTGCGTAATAATCGAGGAAGAACAGTGGCTCAGCGCCCTGGACGACCAGGTCGTTGACGCACATGGCAACAAGGTCGATACCGATGGTGTCGTGACGCTTAAGGTCCATTGCCAGACGCAGCTTGGTGCCAACGCCGTCAGTACCGGAAACCAGCACCGGCTCGCGGTATTTCTGGGGCAGGGCGCACAGCGCGCCAAAGCCGCCCAGTCCGCCCATGACTTCCGGGCGGCGGGTTTTCTTCACCACGCCTTTAATTCGGTCAACCAGAGCGTTGCCTGCATCGATATCAACACCGGCGTCTTTGTAGCTGAGAGAGGTTTTTTCGGTCACTGCTGAGTCCCCACGCGGTTGGGTAGATAGAAAACGCGGAGATTCTAACAGCCCAGGCAAACGTTTGCGAGGCTCTTGTGAGGCGGCAAAAGAAATCATTACTCTATACTCAATCGGGCTACCTTGATCCCTTTCGTATGGCACAGTAGGAAAAAAGCGGTATAATCCCGCGATTTTTTTTGTGGTTGCCGCATTCGAGGAGAACAGCGCATGAAAATAGTGGAAGTGAAACACCCGCTCGTAAGACACAAACTGGGCCTGATGCGTGAGAATGACGTCAGCACCAAGCGCTTTCGTGAACTGGCTTCTGAAGTAGGCAGCCTGCTGACCTATGAAGCAACCGCAGACCTGGAAACCGAAAGGGTTACCATCGAAGGCTGGAACGGCCCGGTGGAAATTGACCAGATCAAAGGCAAGAAAATTACCGTGGTGCCTATCCTGCGCGCCGGTCTGGGCATGATGGAAGGCGTGCTGGAGCACGTGCCGAGCGCGCGCATCAGCGTGGTGGGCATCTACCGTAACGAAGAAACGCTGGAGCCGGTGCCGTATTTTCAGAAGCTGGTGTCTAACATCGATGAGCGCATGGCGCTGGTGGTGGACCCGATGCTGGCAACCGGTGGCTCAATGATTGCCACCATCGACCTGCTGAAAAAAGCCGGTTGCAGCAGCATTAAAGTGCTGGTGCTGGTGGCGGCACCGGAAGGTATCGCGGCGCTGGAAAAAGCACACCCGGACGTGGAGTTGTACACCGCCTCCATCGACCAAGGCCTCAACGAGCAGGGATACATTATTCCCGGCCTCGGTGATGCCGGTGATAAGATATTTGGTACAAAATAATAAAAGCAGCCGACTTCGAAAGTCGGCTTTTTTTTGGTTTTTCTTACTACAACAGAGGAAGATTTTATGACGCGCCGCGCTATCGGGGTGAGTGAACGACCGCCGTTATTGCAGACCATTCCACTCAGTCTGCAACATCTGTTTGCGATGTTTGGGGCCACCGTGCTGGTTCCCATTCTGTTTCATATCAACCCGGCCACCGTTTTGCTGTTTAACGGTATCGGCACGCTATTGTATCTCTTCATCTGTAAAGGCAAAATCCCGGCCTACCTCGGTTCAAGCTTTGCGTTTATCTCGCCGGTGCTGCTGCTGTTGCCGCTGGGCTATGAGCTGGCGCTGGGCGGCTTTATCGTGTGCGGAGCGCTGTTTTGTCTGGTGGCGTTGATTGTGAAAAAAGCCGGAACCGGCTGGCTGGACGTGATGTTCCCACCGGCGGCCATGGGCGCGATTGTGGCGGTAATCGGTCTGGAACTGGCGGGCGTGGCGGCGAATATGGCGGGTCTGCTGCCTGCCGACGGCCAGTCTGCTGATGGCACTACCATTACTATTTCGCTGGTAACGCTGGCGGTCACGGTCTTTGGCTCGGTACTGTTTCGCGGCTTTCTTGCCATCATTCCTATCCTGATTGGCGTGCTGGCGGGCTATGCGCTGTCCTTCGCGATGGGCGTGGTAGACGTCACGCCGATTCGCGATGCCGCCTGGTTTGCGCTGCCGACGTTCTACACGCCGCGTTTTGAGTGGTTTGCTGTCTTTACCATTCTGCCTGCCGCGCTGGTGGTGATTGCCGAGCACGTTGGTCACCTGGTAGTGACGGCTAACATCGTGAAAAAAGATTTGATTCGCGACCCGGGTCTGCACCGTTCAATGTTCGCCAACGGCCTGTCTACCATGTTCTCCGGCTTTTTTGGCTCCACGCCGAACACCACCTACGGTGAAAACATCGGCGTGATGGCCATTACCCGCGTGTACAGCACCTGGGTAATTGGCGGCGCGGCGGTTATTGCCATTTTGCTGTCCTGCGTGGGCAAACTCGCGGCGGCTATCCAGATAATCCCAGTGCCGGTGATGGGCGGCGTGTCACTTCTGTTGTACGGGGTGATTGGTGCATCCGGTATCCGTGTGCTGATTGAGTCTAAAGTGGATTACAGCAAGGCACAGAACCTGATTCTGACCTCGGTAATTCTGATTATCGGCGTTAGCGGTGCGAAGGTGCATATTGGTGCCGCTGAACTCAAAGGCATGGCGCTGGCCACTATCGTTGGTGTGGCACTGAGCCTTATCTTCAAACTCATCAGCGTGCTGCGCCCGGAAGAGACGGTGCTTGATCCGGATGAGAGCGACGACGCGCGCGCTTAATACCTTTGCGGGCGGTATGCGCCGCCCGGTTCTCACATCAGCCTGAGTTGTGATAAACTCACCGCGTTTTTCTGTAAGCTCAGGCTGAGGTCTCCTCTGAATACACCGGCACAGCTCTCCCTGCCACTTTATCTCCCCGATGATGAAACGTTTGCAAGTTTCTGGCCGGGTGGTAACCCCACTTTACTTGCCGCACTGCACAACGTATTGCATCAGGAACACAGCGGTTATCTCTATTTCTGGTCGCGAGAAGGGGGCGGGCGCAGTCATTTGCTCCATGCAGCGTGTGCTGAACTGTCGCAGCGCGGCGAAGCCGTGGGCTATGTGCCGCTTGATAAGCGCACCTGGTTTGTGCCGGAGGTGCTGGAAGGGATGGAGCAGCTATCGCTGGTGTGTATTGATAACATCGAGTGTGTGGCCGGTGATGAGCTATGGGAAATGGCTATCTTCAATCTCTATAACCGGATTCTGGAATCCGGCCAGACGCGGCTTTTAATTACTGGCGACAGGCCACCGCGTCAGCTTAACCTGCAACTGCCGGACCTGGCATCACGTCTGGACTGGGGGCAAATTTACCGTCTGCAACCCTTGTCTGATGACGATAAA
Coding sequences:
- the upp gene encoding uracil phosphoribosyltransferase, which codes for MKIVEVKHPLVRHKLGLMRENDVSTKRFRELASEVGSLLTYEATADLETERVTIEGWNGPVEIDQIKGKKITVVPILRAGLGMMEGVLEHVPSARISVVGIYRNEETLEPVPYFQKLVSNIDERMALVVDPMLATGGSMIATIDLLKKAGCSSIKVLVLVAAPEGIAALEKAHPDVELYTASIDQGLNEQGYIIPGLGDAGDKIFGTK
- the uraA gene encoding uracil permease — encoded protein: MTRRAIGVSERPPLLQTIPLSLQHLFAMFGATVLVPILFHINPATVLLFNGIGTLLYLFICKGKIPAYLGSSFAFISPVLLLLPLGYELALGGFIVCGALFCLVALIVKKAGTGWLDVMFPPAAMGAIVAVIGLELAGVAANMAGLLPADGQSADGTTITISLVTLAVTVFGSVLFRGFLAIIPILIGVLAGYALSFAMGVVDVTPIRDAAWFALPTFYTPRFEWFAVFTILPAALVVIAEHVGHLVVTANIVKKDLIRDPGLHRSMFANGLSTMFSGFFGSTPNTTYGENIGVMAITRVYSTWVIGGAAVIAILLSCVGKLAAAIQIIPVPVMGGVSLLLYGVIGASGIRVLIESKVDYSKAQNLILTSVILIIGVSGAKVHIGAAELKGMALATIVGVALSLIFKLISVLRPEETVLDPDESDDARA
- the purM gene encoding phosphoribosylformylglycinamidine cyclo-ligase, with product MTEKTSLSYKDAGVDIDAGNALVDRIKGVVKKTRRPEVMGGLGGFGALCALPQKYREPVLVSGTDGVGTKLRLAMDLKRHDTIGIDLVAMCVNDLVVQGAEPLFFLDYYATGKLDVDTAASVISGIAEGCLQSGCALVGGETAEMPGMYHGEDYDVAGFCVGVVEKSEIIDGSKVADGDVLVALASSGPHSNGYSLVRKVIEVSGCDPLTTDLDGKTLADHLLAPTRIYVKSVLALIEALEVHAIAHLTGGGFWENIPRVLPDNTQAVIDESSWQWPQVFNWLSQAGNISRHEMYRTFNCGVGMVIALPAGEADNAIELLNKLGEKAWKIGIIKASDSEQRVVIE
- the purN gene encoding phosphoribosylglycinamide formyltransferase, which translates into the protein MKHIVVLISGNGSNLQAIIDACQQQRINSTISAVFSNKASAYGLERASEANIPAHALSPADYDGREAFDRELMRQIDAYSPDLVVLAGYMRILSPAFVAHYTGRLINIHPSLLPKYPGLYTHRQVLENGDEEHGTSVHFVTDELDGGPVILQASVPVFEGDDEEIITARVQHQEHAIYPLVVSWFVDGRLEMRANQAWLDGKALPAQGYAAD
- the hda gene encoding DnaA inactivator Hda, which gives rise to MNTPAQLSLPLYLPDDETFASFWPGGNPTLLAALHNVLHQEHSGYLYFWSREGGGRSHLLHAACAELSQRGEAVGYVPLDKRTWFVPEVLEGMEQLSLVCIDNIECVAGDELWEMAIFNLYNRILESGQTRLLITGDRPPRQLNLQLPDLASRLDWGQIYRLQPLSDDDKLQALQLRARLRGFELPEDVGRFLLKRLDREMRTLFTTLDQLDRASITAQRKLTIPFVKDILSL